The following coding sequences are from one Paenibacillus sp. JDR-2 window:
- a CDS encoding HupE/UreJ family protein has protein sequence MTVWRGRFFLSIFMALLALLSGQHRADAHAYSAIYTVLELYESNTELTYSLDVKSVIELVGGDNNDDGELDPKEFADVDEQLLAILKSDLVLKYNGESTAWPQNESLSLHGKKVILKAYFPAVTANQLIQLTDQLNMKDTLGNYINLLSIYYGTERSTAVLSGSNQTWSLQMTDNDFASLKQGDAEPEQQQPEESATSSSTSGWFSFFVLGMNHILSGFDHLLFLFSLLIARQTFKQYAGTITAFTIAHCITLALTVTGVIHVPSSIVEPAIALSICYVALDNLIRKKVNYRWVLTFIFGLIHGMGFADILMEMNIPKSELAVDLISFNAGIESVQVIIVALALPVLALLYRWKHAGYVAVTCSAAALMLGGLWLVERVVYYV, from the coding sequence ATGACGGTCTGGCGAGGGCGTTTCTTTCTTTCGATTTTCATGGCGCTGCTAGCGCTACTGTCAGGTCAGCATCGAGCGGATGCTCATGCCTACAGCGCGATTTATACCGTATTGGAACTATACGAATCCAATACGGAGCTTACTTATTCCCTGGATGTCAAATCGGTCATAGAGCTTGTCGGGGGCGATAACAATGATGACGGAGAACTTGATCCGAAGGAATTCGCTGATGTCGATGAGCAACTGCTGGCGATTCTGAAGAGCGACCTTGTTTTGAAATATAACGGGGAAAGCACGGCGTGGCCTCAAAATGAGAGTCTGAGTTTGCACGGCAAAAAGGTGATTCTGAAAGCTTATTTCCCGGCGGTAACGGCAAACCAGTTGATCCAGTTGACTGATCAATTGAATATGAAGGACACATTGGGCAATTATATTAACTTGCTGTCGATTTATTACGGAACCGAGCGAAGCACGGCGGTACTCTCGGGCAGCAACCAGACCTGGTCGCTGCAAATGACGGACAATGATTTTGCCTCATTAAAGCAGGGCGATGCTGAACCTGAGCAGCAACAGCCTGAGGAATCAGCTACATCAAGCTCAACGAGCGGCTGGTTTTCTTTTTTTGTGCTGGGGATGAATCATATTTTATCGGGATTTGACCACCTTTTGTTCTTATTCTCCCTGCTAATCGCAAGGCAAACGTTCAAGCAATATGCGGGAACAATAACAGCGTTCACGATTGCGCATTGCATTACATTGGCCCTGACTGTTACAGGGGTGATTCATGTCCCCTCCAGTATTGTAGAGCCGGCTATTGCACTAAGCATTTGTTACGTCGCTTTGGACAATTTGATTCGCAAGAAAGTGAACTATCGGTGGGTATTGACTTTCATTTTTGGGTTGATTCATGGGATGGGCTTTGCGGACATCTTGATGGAAATGAACATTCCAAAGAGCGAACTGGCAGTGGATCTGATTAGTTTTAATGCCGGTATTGAATCCGTTCAGGTGATCATCGTTGCATTGGCGCTGCCTGTGCTAGCTCTTCTTTATCGCTGGAAACACGCGGGATACGTGGCAGTTACCTGCTCCGCGGCAGCTCTGATGCTAGGTGGACTGTGGCTTGTCGAGCGTGTCGTTTATTATGTTTAA
- a CDS encoding WG repeat-containing protein, whose translation MTNRQIKQPVVWVSFAIVFIVAAIFVVIQAETKKNSEETILYPVQVDGKWGYINKAGKIAIEPIYTLAEDFHEGVAVVQVKDESKSSEDGEEQNNVKVGVIDSAGKMIVKPEYSAISTFSDGVAGAIKLDEDTYSLEYFVLNTKGKVVSTLPEDMNIVSMLLIGNNMPTQSDGLILVQDEPTEMYGYINSRGKMIIPYQYEQAYSFSDGLALVMKDKHYQYIDKTGKVIIDASKYVNGNSFSEGLAAVAVKNSETSAALYGYIDTKGNMVIEPKFTIAYGFSEGLAKVCVGGSINQYSIGYIDKSGAYKLGPDLDDSFDETLFSEGLVSINDGAGGYMNKDGNLSIPKVVQKENDNILRHNNAGPFRNGIAKVSFSDGRIGYIDTTGNYIWDPRN comes from the coding sequence ATGACAAATAGACAAATAAAACAACCAGTCGTTTGGGTGTCATTCGCAATTGTATTTATTGTAGCGGCGATCTTCGTCGTTATTCAGGCTGAAACCAAGAAAAACAGTGAAGAAACGATTTTATACCCCGTACAAGTTGATGGGAAATGGGGCTATATCAATAAAGCAGGAAAGATAGCGATAGAACCTATTTATACATTGGCGGAGGACTTTCATGAAGGCGTCGCCGTCGTCCAGGTGAAGGACGAATCGAAGAGCAGTGAAGATGGAGAAGAACAAAATAATGTAAAGGTCGGTGTCATTGATTCTGCCGGGAAGATGATTGTCAAACCGGAGTATTCGGCGATTAGTACGTTTAGCGACGGGGTAGCCGGTGCAATAAAACTGGATGAGGACACCTATAGTCTAGAATATTTTGTTCTGAATACAAAAGGCAAGGTTGTAAGCACTTTGCCCGAAGATATGAATATCGTTTCTATGCTGCTTATTGGAAATAATATGCCAACGCAAAGCGACGGATTGATTCTAGTCCAAGATGAACCTACCGAAATGTATGGCTATATTAATTCCCGCGGTAAAATGATCATCCCTTATCAATATGAACAGGCGTATAGCTTCTCGGATGGCTTAGCTCTCGTAATGAAAGACAAGCATTATCAGTACATAGACAAGACGGGGAAAGTCATCATTGATGCGAGTAAGTATGTCAACGGCAACAGCTTTTCGGAGGGCTTAGCAGCCGTAGCCGTGAAGAATTCGGAGACGTCCGCCGCTCTATACGGATACATTGATACAAAAGGCAACATGGTGATAGAACCTAAATTTACTATAGCATACGGTTTTTCGGAAGGACTTGCTAAGGTATGCGTTGGCGGCAGCATCAATCAATATTCAATAGGGTATATAGATAAGTCCGGAGCCTATAAACTTGGTCCCGATTTAGATGATAGCTTTGATGAGACCTTGTTCTCAGAAGGCTTGGTTTCCATAAATGATGGGGCTGGCGGGTATATGAATAAGGACGGGAATCTTAGTATTCCTAAGGTTGTTCAGAAAGAAAATGACAATATTCTTAGACATAATAATGCCGGGCCATTCAGGAACGGAATTGCAAAAGTAAGCTTCTCGGATGGAAGGATCGGCTATATCGATACAACCGGAAATTATATATGGGATCCAAGAAACTAG
- a CDS encoding S-layer homology domain-containing protein, whose amino-acid sequence MKGLNKALLRISMACLLVVSSIMPALPTATVSAAINGNKSVENPPQSMEGKAEIATWNYGSTGEVTAANGNFGATSGYYKTLDASNPTLQLFKNNVQVTSGLTYSSASISTSGFNGQADKGYWYMKTSTEGFKDLIFNFSARSSGTGPRDFNTEWSTNGTDWTVFGNSLDTGYTVKIESTSLEQFGMALPAEAANQSALYIRVIQKSEVSEAGGTVGSGGTSNINGIQIYGAKIPELTTPTVMATPNTTGAILDVTPISLSNTDANAQIFYTTDGTTPATTVGGSTKLYTAPFTAISEGGFTGTNPFVVKVVAKSPTLLPTDVLTLSFNQQTITPNADAKKLSAGDYVWVKGIGTYLNGNTTLYIQDGMNAGSGIVIYKSGANFSSYVGKEIYVYGKTSPYNGLMEIVPDDVATNVVVRNSNPTLPTPIKIMFSQLADRTYEGMLVAFDTVKLDNVAGTTGSFFNHTVSQAGIPITLRSKGITVGTSGSYVNITQAIASYNTATGYNGVHLYSGNTAELVATTAPTVEFMAASVPSGTAVPLNSKVTLSTPTTGATITYSVNGGNAVTSTGNSVEVTVDAFLSGTATITATASDGTYTTAAQTFVYTQSKVANVVANPGSSAISAATPIALTSATADSAIQYSIYKNSYTSTDGTLVGTADQTYTAPIAMDATYFPVRIVAKATRANYLDSDSTTFTYTAKKAAGGEKNYYGSLHAHTINSDGQGTLPEAYAYARDEGNFDFFIVTDHSNSYDSATYDVTKDHNINDYNSSNAAWLAGKKAAEDAATPTFVTDYGFEMTWSGGPGHMNTFNTTGFVSRNNATLNNKTNDGGLQTYYKMLESTPGSISQLNHPGNTFGNFSNFGYYEDEIDDKVTLVEAGNGEGAVGSGGYFRSVDQFILALDKGWHVAPTNNGDNHKKGWGTSNTIATVVYTNDFTLSGIYQALRDRSVWSTENRDLDVTYHLTDGKDTYSMGAILDTAPATADITITASNKNPDVATSDIASIQLISTGGAIVDQKNYPVGTNNVNYTYSMNAPTPGYYFAIVTDNKGFIAVTAPIWLGSAPKVGITSVSNSSTMPVTTEALNLTTNFFNNESTSVTLKSISYEVDGDSGASKTYTPNTNIASSGNANHVFSYTPTTAGTKTVTISAVITVNGVDKTYTATSTMKVSDIDTVSYVGLDASHGNEYVSGGSYPNSMNNMMTLAGSNGVRVVQLNTSADFIAATSNPKYKMIILNAPSRKSVSAWLNPTNYSVEETAALKAFSENGNTLVFGNIADYAEISNADSASPKKHMSELQNDVLAAIGSTLREGDDEVMDDDKNGGQAYRLYPTEFNLNNPLMQGVVDGQTYSQYSGSTIYAVDPVTGERTSTLPSTVSPLVYGFPTTYSAETDNDNFGYGGTKTAFPFVTVGTNPTDKGVSSDKLYIPKYANPNSKVASNPEEKLLAASEVITHSNGKTSLVVVAGGSFMSNFEIQVTQENAGTLPYANYNLMDNLYKTVNPQMVTSIADAKNLPDGTDVIIEATTTSEVNTQSANPDTNKGFFDTIYAQDATGGINLFPVASGIQEGQKARFSGTIAHYQGEVELTVSSFTILDPSIHKLAPTTLTTAASMSSDNTGLLLRTKGVVSDIYKDNDGTINQFTINDGSGPAIVFINGYITKGTSLSFITEGATVSVAGLASIGEVVSDADMHPRIRVRDRAEIMNVSLTGIAVTTPPAKTQYQVGESLDLTGLVVTGTYSDTTSNPVTITASNISGFDSTTTGTKTITVTLGGKTTTFNVTIVSNSTVPTGPVGSTAPDYDAKVDTGNGSSSNLQVKVDKNSHSATVDVSSINSLMSVGKTTVITVPSVSDVNSYILNIPVQNLNKSDLQGSIAFNTDKGSVTVPSNMLTGITGINGSKAGISIGQADKSGLPGNVKASIGDRPMVELTLTVDGKQIAWNNPSAPVTVSIPYTPTAAELANPESIVVWYIDGNGNVVNIPNGHYEPATGTVTFNTTHFSHYAVAYNKVSFNDVAPNAWYNKAVGFIAARGITGGTGNGNFSPEAKLTRGEFIVMLLKAYGIAADTNPTDNFKDAGNTYYTGYLAAAKRLGISAGIGNGLFAPGKEITRQEMFTLLYNALHNINQLPQGDSGKSLSDFTDAGKVDSWAKNAMTMLVKTGTVGGSNGKLNPTSTTNRAEMAQVLYNLLG is encoded by the coding sequence ATGAAAGGATTAAACAAAGCATTGTTAAGGATTAGCATGGCATGCTTATTAGTAGTGAGCAGTATTATGCCAGCATTGCCAACGGCAACCGTATCCGCAGCAATCAACGGCAACAAATCAGTTGAAAATCCGCCTCAAAGCATGGAAGGAAAAGCAGAAATTGCAACCTGGAACTACGGAAGTACTGGGGAAGTAACTGCCGCTAATGGAAACTTTGGAGCAACCAGCGGTTATTACAAGACGCTGGATGCTTCCAATCCAACCTTGCAATTATTTAAAAATAATGTGCAAGTTACTTCAGGCCTTACTTATTCGTCAGCCTCTATCTCAACCTCAGGTTTTAATGGACAGGCCGACAAAGGATATTGGTATATGAAGACCTCAACCGAGGGATTTAAGGATCTGATTTTTAATTTTAGCGCTCGTTCTTCCGGTACCGGTCCACGCGATTTTAATACAGAGTGGAGTACGAACGGTACGGACTGGACCGTATTCGGCAATTCGCTTGACACAGGTTATACCGTTAAAATCGAGAGCACGTCTCTTGAGCAATTTGGAATGGCTTTGCCGGCAGAGGCCGCCAATCAAAGTGCTTTATATATCAGAGTTATTCAGAAATCGGAAGTCTCTGAAGCAGGCGGCACAGTAGGTTCGGGCGGAACCAGCAATATTAACGGCATTCAAATCTACGGTGCCAAAATTCCGGAACTTACTACACCAACGGTAATGGCAACACCTAATACAACTGGTGCCATCTTGGATGTTACGCCTATCTCTTTATCCAATACGGATGCAAATGCACAAATCTTTTACACAACAGACGGTACGACTCCAGCGACAACCGTTGGCGGCTCTACAAAATTATACACAGCGCCTTTTACGGCTATTTCAGAAGGCGGTTTTACAGGAACCAACCCGTTTGTCGTTAAGGTTGTAGCGAAGTCCCCAACTCTTCTGCCGACAGATGTTCTTACTTTATCGTTTAATCAGCAGACCATCACGCCAAACGCGGATGCCAAAAAGCTTTCTGCAGGGGACTATGTATGGGTTAAAGGCATCGGTACTTACCTGAACGGGAATACGACCCTTTACATTCAGGACGGAATGAATGCCGGCAGCGGTATCGTTATTTATAAATCCGGCGCAAACTTCTCTTCTTATGTAGGCAAAGAAATCTATGTTTATGGGAAAACATCGCCGTATAACGGTTTGATGGAGATTGTACCGGATGATGTGGCAACGAATGTCGTTGTGCGTAACAGCAATCCGACGCTTCCCACTCCGATCAAAATCATGTTCAGCCAACTCGCTGACAGAACTTATGAGGGAATGCTGGTCGCATTCGACACGGTTAAACTCGACAATGTCGCGGGTACTACCGGAAGTTTCTTTAATCACACAGTAAGCCAGGCAGGCATACCGATTACATTGCGCAGCAAGGGAATTACGGTAGGCACTAGCGGAAGTTATGTAAACATTACGCAGGCCATTGCGAGCTACAACACGGCGACCGGATATAACGGAGTACATCTCTATTCCGGCAATACTGCCGAACTTGTCGCTACAACAGCACCGACCGTTGAGTTTATGGCTGCCAGCGTACCTTCCGGAACGGCAGTGCCGCTTAATTCCAAGGTGACGCTTTCCACTCCAACAACAGGCGCGACAATAACGTACAGCGTAAACGGAGGAAATGCCGTAACGAGTACGGGCAACTCGGTCGAAGTTACAGTGGATGCCTTCCTTAGCGGAACCGCAACGATCACGGCAACAGCTTCGGACGGCACTTATACAACAGCGGCTCAGACTTTTGTATATACGCAAAGCAAGGTCGCTAACGTAGTAGCAAACCCAGGCAGCTCTGCCATTTCAGCTGCAACTCCCATCGCATTAACATCAGCTACGGCGGATTCAGCGATTCAGTATTCGATTTATAAAAATTCTTATACGTCCACAGACGGTACGCTGGTTGGCACAGCCGATCAAACTTATACGGCTCCTATTGCCATGGATGCTACTTATTTCCCTGTAAGAATCGTTGCCAAGGCAACGCGTGCCAACTATTTGGACAGTGATTCGACAACCTTCACCTATACGGCCAAGAAAGCCGCAGGCGGGGAAAAGAACTATTATGGTTCCCTTCACGCGCATACGATTAACTCGGACGGTCAAGGCACCTTGCCTGAAGCGTATGCTTACGCAAGAGATGAAGGTAATTTTGACTTCTTTATCGTAACGGACCACTCCAATTCTTATGATTCTGCAACTTATGACGTCACTAAGGATCATAACATTAATGACTACAACTCAAGCAATGCCGCTTGGCTTGCCGGCAAGAAAGCAGCGGAGGATGCAGCCACTCCTACGTTCGTGACTGACTATGGCTTTGAGATGACATGGTCCGGCGGTCCCGGCCACATGAATACGTTCAACACAACAGGTTTTGTCAGCCGTAACAACGCGACTTTAAATAATAAGACCAACGATGGCGGCCTTCAAACCTATTATAAAATGCTTGAGAGTACTCCAGGCTCGATTTCGCAGCTTAATCATCCCGGCAATACCTTCGGTAACTTCTCGAATTTTGGATATTACGAGGATGAGATTGACGATAAAGTAACTCTTGTTGAAGCGGGTAACGGCGAAGGCGCTGTTGGCTCGGGGGGATACTTTAGGTCGGTAGACCAGTTTATTTTGGCTTTGGATAAAGGATGGCACGTTGCTCCGACGAACAACGGCGACAATCATAAAAAAGGCTGGGGAACATCGAATACCATTGCCACGGTCGTTTACACGAACGACTTTACATTAAGCGGCATTTATCAGGCGTTGCGCGACCGTTCCGTATGGTCGACGGAGAACAGGGATCTGGACGTTACCTATCATCTGACCGACGGGAAGGACACCTATAGCATGGGCGCAATATTGGACACTGCCCCTGCAACCGCGGATATTACGATAACCGCAAGCAATAAAAATCCTGACGTAGCGACCAGCGATATCGCATCCATCCAACTGATAAGCACCGGAGGAGCTATCGTAGATCAGAAGAACTACCCTGTTGGAACGAATAACGTGAATTACACCTATTCGATGAACGCGCCGACTCCAGGGTACTACTTCGCAATCGTTACGGACAATAAAGGCTTCATCGCCGTCACCGCGCCGATCTGGCTTGGTTCTGCGCCGAAGGTCGGCATTACCTCGGTAAGCAACAGCTCGACCATGCCAGTTACAACAGAGGCATTGAATTTAACGACTAATTTCTTCAACAATGAAAGCACTTCTGTTACGCTTAAATCTATTTCTTATGAGGTAGACGGAGATTCCGGAGCGAGCAAAACGTACACACCAAATACAAACATCGCATCTTCCGGCAACGCTAATCACGTATTCAGTTATACACCAACGACTGCCGGTACCAAGACAGTCACGATTAGCGCCGTAATCACGGTGAACGGAGTAGATAAGACGTATACGGCAACCAGTACGATGAAGGTTAGCGATATAGACACCGTCTCGTATGTGGGACTAGACGCTTCGCACGGCAATGAGTACGTCAGCGGAGGAAGCTATCCGAATTCAATGAACAATATGATGACGCTCGCTGGATCAAACGGAGTGAGAGTTGTACAGCTCAATACTTCGGCAGATTTTATCGCGGCAACCAGCAATCCTAAATATAAAATGATTATCTTGAATGCACCATCCAGAAAAAGCGTTAGCGCATGGCTGAATCCGACGAATTATTCAGTTGAGGAAACGGCGGCGTTAAAAGCATTTTCGGAAAACGGGAATACGCTAGTCTTCGGGAATATCGCAGACTACGCGGAAATCTCAAACGCGGATTCGGCTTCACCTAAGAAACATATGTCCGAACTTCAAAATGACGTCCTGGCAGCCATCGGTTCCACGCTGCGCGAAGGCGACGATGAGGTTATGGACGATGATAAGAACGGTGGACAAGCGTATCGACTGTATCCAACGGAGTTCAATTTGAATAATCCGTTGATGCAAGGCGTTGTTGATGGACAGACCTACAGCCAATACTCAGGTTCAACCATTTATGCTGTAGACCCAGTGACGGGTGAGAGAACCTCAACACTGCCTTCAACGGTAAGCCCGCTCGTATATGGCTTCCCGACCACTTATTCGGCTGAAACCGACAATGACAACTTTGGCTATGGAGGGACTAAGACGGCATTCCCATTCGTCACGGTGGGAACGAATCCCACGGATAAGGGAGTAAGCTCAGACAAGCTGTATATACCGAAGTATGCAAATCCAAACAGCAAGGTTGCATCAAATCCGGAGGAGAAGCTGCTCGCGGCATCTGAAGTGATTACGCATTCGAACGGTAAAACTTCTCTTGTGGTTGTTGCCGGCGGATCATTCATGAGTAACTTCGAAATTCAGGTTACGCAAGAAAACGCAGGGACTTTGCCGTATGCTAACTACAATCTAATGGATAATCTTTATAAAACGGTTAATCCGCAGATGGTCACAAGCATTGCCGACGCTAAGAATCTGCCGGATGGAACGGATGTTATTATTGAAGCAACAACAACGAGTGAGGTAAATACCCAAAGCGCAAATCCTGATACAAACAAAGGCTTCTTCGATACGATTTATGCGCAGGATGCAACGGGCGGCATCAATCTATTCCCGGTTGCCTCAGGTATTCAAGAAGGTCAGAAAGCAAGGTTTAGCGGTACAATCGCGCATTATCAAGGCGAAGTGGAACTTACGGTAAGCAGCTTCACTATTTTGGATCCAAGTATTCATAAACTTGCGCCAACTACGCTCACCACAGCTGCTTCAATGTCTTCCGATAATACGGGACTTTTGTTAAGAACAAAAGGCGTCGTGTCAGATATTTACAAAGACAATGACGGAACAATTAACCAATTTACAATTAATGATGGGTCTGGACCGGCGATCGTATTCATTAACGGATACATCACAAAAGGAACGTCACTTTCATTCATTACAGAGGGAGCAACCGTTTCCGTAGCCGGCTTGGCTTCTATCGGCGAGGTAGTCAGCGATGCGGATATGCATCCGAGAATCAGGGTCAGAGACCGTGCCGAAATCATGAATGTCTCGTTAACTGGCATAGCAGTAACAACTCCGCCTGCAAAAACGCAATATCAGGTTGGAGAAAGCTTGGATCTAACAGGATTGGTTGTTACGGGAACATACAGTGACACAACAAGTAATCCTGTTACAATTACAGCGTCCAATATCAGCGGATTTGATAGCACAACTACGGGTACTAAAACCATTACTGTTACTTTAGGCGGCAAAACAACGACTTTTAATGTCACAATCGTATCAAATTCAACTGTTCCAACAGGTCCGGTAGGAAGTACTGCACCTGACTATGATGCGAAGGTTGACACTGGTAACGGATCGAGTTCCAATCTGCAGGTCAAGGTCGATAAGAACAGCCACAGCGCAACCGTAGACGTAAGCTCAATTAACAGCCTTATGTCTGTTGGGAAAACGACCGTTATCACAGTACCATCCGTTTCGGATGTCAATTCCTATATTTTGAACATTCCTGTTCAAAACCTGAATAAGTCCGATCTGCAAGGAAGCATAGCTTTCAATACCGACAAAGGCAGCGTGACCGTTCCTTCCAATATGCTGACTGGCATTACTGGCATAAATGGAAGCAAGGCAGGAATCTCCATTGGTCAGGCGGATAAATCCGGTCTGCCGGGTAATGTAAAAGCTTCGATAGGCGACAGGCCGATGGTAGAGCTCACACTTACTGTTGACGGTAAACAGATTGCCTGGAACAACCCTAGCGCACCAGTTACGGTATCCATTCCTTATACCCCGACAGCGGCGGAGCTTGCTAATCCAGAGAGCATCGTCGTGTGGTACATCGATGGCAACGGCAATGTTGTTAATATCCCTAACGGGCACTATGAACCGGCCACGGGCACTGTCACTTTTAATACCACCCATTTCAGTCATTACGCGGTGGCTTATAACAAGGTGAGCTTCAATGACGTGGCGCCGAATGCTTGGTATAACAAAGCCGTGGGCTTCATCGCGGCAAGAGGTATAACAGGAGGCACTGGCAACGGCAATTTCAGCCCTGAAGCCAAGCTGACGCGCGGTGAATTCATCGTTATGTTGTTGAAAGCTTACGGTATCGCCGCGGATACAAACCCGACAGATAACTTCAAAGATGCGGGCAATACCTATTACACCGGCTATCTGGCGGCGGCAAAACGCCTCGGAATATCCGCAGGTATAGGAAACGGCTTGTTCGCACCAGGTAAGGAGATCACTCGCCAGGAAATGTTCACTCTGTTGTACAACGCTCTGCATAACATCAACCAGCTCCCTCAAGGCGACAGCGGCAAGTCTCTCTCCGACTTCACTGACGCCGGAAAGGTAGACTCATGGGCGAAGAATGCAATGACAATGCTAGTTAAGACTGGCACTGTCGGCGGCAGCAACGGAAAGCTCAATCCGACGAGCACAACCAACAGGGCGGAGATGGCTCAGGTGCTATATAATTTGTTGGGATAG
- a CDS encoding IS1182 family transposase (programmed frameshift): MLRSNRDKQQNYELVSIEDLVPADHMLRKIDKYIDFSFIDEKVRHLYCQDNGRPAIDPLVLFKMIFLGYFYGIRSERQLEREVQTNLAYRWFLGLGLSDRVPDHTTISWNRRTRFKDTSVFQDIFDEIVLQAISHRMIGGRVLISDSTHVKANANKHKYTREQVQQNTRDYVNELNAAVEAERKEQGKKPLKPRKEVNEDKEVKVSTTDPDSGYMYREGKPEGFFYLDHRTVDMKYNLVTDVFVTAGNVHDSVPYLFRLDRQRQRFGFKVEAVALDSGYLTTPICKGLEDRKIFGVIAHRRFHPTQGLQPKWKFAYDAERNLYVCPQQQELTYRTTDRHGYRHYASDPKQCAACPILQQCTRSANKQKMVTRHIWEDSKENVRMNRLSKSGKKLYRKRKETIERSFADAKQLHGFRYCRLRGLSNVMEQALMTAAVQNMKKIALHLERRA, translated from the exons ATGTTGCGTTCTAATCGAGACAAACAACAAAACTACGAGCTGGTTTCCATTGAAGACTTGGTGCCTGCTGACCATATGCTTCGCAAGATCGATAAGTACATTGATTTTTCTTTCATTGATGAGAAAGTACGTCACCTCTACTGCCAAGATAATGGTCGTCCAGCCATTGATCCACTTGTACTTTTCAAAATGATTTTTCTCGGTTACTTCTATGGCATTCGTTCGGAGCGCCAACTGGAACGCGAAGTTCAAACCAACCTCGCTTACCGTTGGTTTCTTGGACTCGGTCTGTCAGACCGTGTTCCAGATCACACAACGATTAGCTGGAATCGTAGAACACGATTCAAAGATACTTCTGTTTTCCAAGATATTTTCGATGAAATCGTGCTGCAAGCGATCTCACATCGGATGATTGGCGGACGTGTGCTTATTTCTGACTCTACCCATGTAAAAGCTAATGCCAATAAACATAAATACACAAGAGAACAAGTACAGCAAAACACACGAGATTATGTGAATGAGCTCAATGCAGCTGTTGAAGCAGAACGTAAAGAGCAAGGAAAAAAGC CGCTAAAACCACGGAAGGAGGTGAATGAAGACAAAGAGGTAAAAGTTAGTACGACTGATCCTGACAGCGGTTATATGTACCGAGAAGGCAAGCCAGAAGGTTTCTTTTACTTGGATCACCGTACAGTTGATATGAAGTACAACCTTGTTACCGATGTCTTCGTCACCGCCGGTAACGTCCATGATTCTGTTCCTTATCTTTTTCGTCTGGACCGCCAACGTCAGCGTTTTGGATTTAAAGTAGAAGCTGTTGCATTAGACTCTGGCTATTTAACAACACCGATTTGCAAAGGATTAGAAGATCGTAAAATCTTTGGCGTGATTGCCCATCGCCGATTTCATCCAACGCAAGGCTTACAACCAAAATGGAAGTTTGCTTATGATGCAGAACGGAATCTGTATGTGTGTCCGCAGCAACAAGAACTGACTTACCGGACGACAGATCGGCATGGCTACCGACACTACGCGTCTGATCCAAAGCAATGCGCAGCATGCCCAATACTGCAGCAATGCACGCGTTCCGCTAACAAACAGAAAATGGTTACCCGACATATTTGGGAGGACAGTAAAGAAAACGTGAGGATGAACCGACTAAGCAAGTCGGGCAAAAAGCTTTACCGTAAACGAAAAGAAACCATAGAGCGAAGCTTCGCGGATGCCAAACAGCTCCACGGGTTTCGCTATTGCCGTTTGCGGGGGTTAAGCAACGTGATGGAACAAGCGTTGATGACCGCTGCGGTGCAGAACATGAAAAAGATCGCCCTCCACCTGGAAAGGAGGGCGTAA